In Leptodactylus fuscus isolate aLepFus1 chromosome 2, aLepFus1.hap2, whole genome shotgun sequence, one genomic interval encodes:
- the RPL23A gene encoding large ribosomal subunit protein uL23: MAPKAKKDAVPAKTEAKSKALKAKKAVLKGVHSHKKKKIRTSPTFRRPKTLRLRRQPKYPRKSAPTRNKLDHYAIIKFPLTTESAMKKIEDNNTLVFIVDVKANKHQIKQAVKKLYDIDVSKVNTLIRPDGEKKAYVRLAPDYDALDVANKIGII; the protein is encoded by the exons ATGGCACCGAAAGCAAAGAAGGATG CTGTCCCTGCCAAGACTGAAGCAAAGTCTAAGGCTCTTAAGGCCAAGAAGGCTGTATTGAAAGGAGTACACAGTCACAAGAAGAAGAAGATCAGGACCTCCCCTACATTCAGGAGGCCGAAGACCCTGAGACTTAGGAGACAACCCAAGTACCCCAGGAAGAGTGCTCCTACAAGGAACAA gctTGACCATTATGCCATCATCAAGTTCCCTCTGACCACTgagtcagccatgaagaagattgaAGACAACAACACTCTGGTTTTTATTGTTGATGTCAAAGCCAACAAGCACCAGATCAAGCAGGCCGTGAAGAAACTGTACGACATTGATGTGTCCAAAGTGAACACCCTCATCAG GCCTGACGGAGAGAAGAAGGCATATGTCCGCCTTGCTCCAGACTACGATGCCCTTGACGTTGCCAACAAG ATTGGTATCATCTAA